The following proteins come from a genomic window of Carassius auratus strain Wakin chromosome 18, ASM336829v1, whole genome shotgun sequence:
- the LOC113118254 gene encoding peptide deformylase, mitochondrial-like, with the protein MLRHCRTFSHCVFKSQTNHVLSKPVRILLPWSPLTCTTSPRAHSTNIKMRSYLQYMKRKVKGAPAPPYDHVCQVGDPVLRSQAAVVEPGAIQSPEVQKVIKTLVKVMRKLECVGLSAPQIGVPLQILALEYPKKMLEDSSIASVEARGLVAVPLMIFVNPQLRVLDGRTVIFQEACESICGFSASVPRYVSVEVSGLNEKAEPVSWQASGWPARILQHEMDHLSGVLYIDRMDSKTFINVKWEEYNE; encoded by the exons ATGTTGAGGCACTGCAGGACATTTTCACACTGTGTCTTTAAAAGTCAGACAAATCATGTTCTTTCCAAACCAGTTAGGATTCTTTTGCCCTGGTCACCATTGACATGTACCACTTCTCCACGTGCTCATTCTACCAACATCAAGATGCGCTCATACTTACAGTACATGAAAAGGAAAGTCAAAGGTGCACCAGCTCCTCCATATGATCATGTGTGTCAGGTTGGAGATCCTGTGTTACGTTCACAGGCTGCGGTGGTGGAACCCGGAGCCATTCAGAGCCCAGAAGTGCAGAAAGTCATAAAGACCCTAGTCAAGGTGATGAGGAAGCTTGAGTGTGTCGGCCTGAGCGCACCCCAGATTGGTGTTCCTCTACAAATACTAGCCTTGGAGTATCCAAAGAAAATGCTGGAGGATAGCTCAATCGCTTCTGTTGAAGCTCGGGGTCTGGTGGCAGTGCCTCTTATGATTTTTGTAAACCCACAGTTACGTGTACTAGATGGACGCACCGTCATCTTCCAAGAGGCCTGTGAAAGCATCTGTGGGTTTTCAGCATCTGTTCCACGCTACGTGTCTGTGGAAGTCTCAg GTCTTAATGAGAAAGCAGAGCCTGTCAGCTGGCAAGCGAGTGGATGGCCAGCCAGAATACTGCAGCATGAAATGGATCACCTTAGTGGAGTGTTATATATCGATCGCATGGACAGTAAAACCTTCATCAATGTAAAATGGGAAGAGTATAATGAATAA